Proteins encoded in a region of the Candidatus Moanabacter tarae genome:
- the novN gene encoding Decarbamoylnovobiocin carbamoyltransferase, with the protein MTAILGISAFYHDSAAAIVVDGKIIAAAQEERFTRRKHDPKFPLNAIEYCLEEAKLNPNELDYVAFYDKPFLKFERLLETYLSYAPAGFRSFLMAMPLWLHHKLHLPREMSHGLNNLYIKKYIFTEHHESHAASAFFPSPFTEAAILTLDGVGEWATVSFGTGSNNQINLTHELHFPHSLGLLYSAFTYFCGFRVNSGEYKLMGLAPYGEPIFANAIEEKLLDIKEDGSFRMDMSYFNYCQGLTMTGPKFDALFGGPPRKYESPLTQREMDLAASIQAVTENIMLRICNHVQNNTGLKNLCLAGGVALNCVGNGRILRESSFENVWIQPASGDAGGALGAALFTWYQLLGNKRSRCLPDSQRASLLGPQFSAEEILSLLEAEGSKFHHIRDEDKLCDTIADLIASEKVIGLFQGRMEFGPRALGCRSIIGDPRSQKMQSTMNLKIKFRESFRPFAPIILRERVSEYFNMRPNEDSPYMLLVAPVAAQKRLAAKNIRRKGLMKLKDIRSEVPAITHVDYSARIQTVDEERHGRLYKLMKSFEAKTGCPVLINTSFNVRGEPIVCSPEHAFRCFMATNMDVLVLENFVLLKEEQSNATEHEIGEYLAQFPSD; encoded by the coding sequence ATGACAGCGATTCTCGGAATATCCGCTTTTTATCATGATTCCGCAGCCGCGATAGTTGTGGACGGCAAAATCATCGCAGCTGCCCAAGAGGAGCGATTCACGCGCAGGAAACATGATCCCAAGTTTCCACTCAATGCTATTGAATACTGCCTCGAAGAGGCCAAGCTGAATCCCAATGAACTCGATTACGTCGCCTTTTACGACAAACCGTTTCTGAAATTCGAACGCCTTCTCGAAACCTATCTTTCCTATGCACCTGCTGGTTTTCGATCGTTCCTTATGGCAATGCCGCTCTGGCTGCACCATAAGCTGCACCTGCCCCGTGAAATGAGTCATGGACTTAACAACCTATATATAAAAAAATATATATTTACAGAACATCATGAATCTCACGCAGCCAGTGCATTCTTTCCCTCTCCTTTTACAGAAGCAGCTATTCTGACTCTTGATGGTGTCGGAGAATGGGCCACTGTTAGTTTCGGCACCGGAAGTAACAATCAGATCAATCTTACGCATGAATTGCATTTCCCGCACTCTCTTGGTCTCCTATACTCCGCTTTCACTTATTTCTGCGGATTCAGGGTCAATAGCGGCGAGTACAAACTGATGGGGCTCGCCCCCTATGGCGAACCGATTTTCGCCAATGCGATTGAGGAAAAGCTTTTAGACATTAAGGAAGACGGCTCATTTCGCATGGACATGTCTTACTTCAATTACTGCCAGGGGTTAACCATGACTGGGCCCAAGTTTGACGCTCTATTTGGAGGGCCTCCTCGCAAATACGAATCACCCCTAACCCAAAGAGAAATGGATCTGGCAGCTTCCATTCAGGCTGTGACTGAAAATATTATGCTTCGAATCTGCAACCATGTCCAAAACAATACAGGATTGAAGAATTTATGTCTGGCAGGGGGAGTCGCTCTCAATTGTGTCGGCAATGGAAGAATATTGAGGGAATCTTCCTTCGAGAATGTTTGGATCCAGCCTGCCTCAGGTGACGCTGGAGGAGCCTTGGGAGCAGCTCTGTTTACTTGGTATCAACTCCTTGGGAACAAGCGCTCAAGGTGCCTGCCCGACAGCCAGAGGGCCTCACTTCTTGGCCCTCAGTTCTCAGCCGAAGAAATCCTTAGTTTGCTCGAAGCAGAAGGATCCAAATTCCACCACATCCGGGATGAGGACAAGTTGTGCGACACTATAGCGGATTTAATTGCGAGCGAAAAAGTAATTGGGCTTTTTCAGGGTCGTATGGAGTTTGGGCCAAGGGCTCTAGGTTGTAGAAGCATCATCGGTGACCCGCGTAGCCAAAAGATGCAATCAACTATGAACCTGAAAATAAAATTCCGTGAGTCATTCCGCCCGTTTGCACCTATTATATTGCGAGAACGAGTAAGCGAATACTTCAACATGCGGCCTAACGAGGACAGCCCTTACATGCTATTGGTGGCACCTGTCGCCGCGCAAAAACGTTTAGCGGCAAAAAATATTAGACGTAAAGGCCTGATGAAATTGAAAGATATTCGGTCCGAAGTTCCTGCCATCACTCATGTCGACTACTCTGCACGTATTCAGACCGTAGACGAAGAACGGCATGGACGTCTCTACAAGCTGATGAAGTCCTTTGAAGCCAAGACCGGCTGCCCGGTGCTAATCAACACTAGCTTCAATGTCCGAGGAGAACCCATCGTCTGTTCACCCGAGCACGCCTTCCGTTGCTTTATGGCCACAAATATGGATGTGCTGGTTTTAGAAAACTTCGTTCTTCTAAAAGAGGAGCAATCAAATGCGACTGAACACGAGATCGGCGAATACCTGGCTCAGTTCCCCTCGGATTAA
- the prpD gene encoding 2-methylcitrate dehydratase: MSPENYERKPPVDPLLLDIAEYVVKGQIENSLAYETAHLCLMDTLGCAFLALKYPACVRLLGPVVKGAHMETGTPIPGMSYRLDPVQAAFNIGSMIRWLDFNDTWLAAEWGHPSDNFGGILASADYESRRRSGNSQHHRVIDILTAAIKAYEIQGILALDNSFNRIGLDHVLLVRVATAAVATRLLGGGMSEVVSTLSQAWIDGAALRTYRQAPNAGSRKSWAAGDATSRGVWLALLTLREEMGYPTAISTPRWGFQDVLFSSEPLKQSRPLASYVMENILFKVSHPAEFHAQTAVEAAVILNPKVASRLGEIKRITIETQEAAVRIIDKTGPLNNPADRDHCLQFMTAVGLIYGELTAEDYEEKRAADPRIDSIRDKMDVIENERYSTDYLDPGKRSIANAVQVFFHDGSSTEKVEVQYPIGHPRRRDEALPLIKRKFESNLANSFSNDRTDEILEVFSNKSQLEEMRVDEFMDLFAL; encoded by the coding sequence ATGAGTCCGGAGAATTACGAAAGAAAACCTCCAGTTGATCCACTTTTATTAGATATCGCCGAATATGTCGTAAAAGGACAGATTGAGAATAGTCTGGCTTACGAAACAGCTCATCTCTGTTTGATGGATACCCTCGGATGTGCTTTCCTAGCACTGAAATATCCTGCGTGTGTCCGTTTGTTGGGGCCGGTGGTAAAAGGAGCTCATATGGAAACCGGCACCCCGATTCCTGGAATGTCGTACCGGTTGGATCCTGTGCAAGCTGCCTTCAATATCGGAAGTATGATTCGGTGGCTAGACTTCAATGACACATGGTTGGCCGCAGAGTGGGGTCATCCATCGGACAACTTCGGAGGTATCCTAGCCTCAGCTGATTATGAGAGTCGTCGCCGATCCGGAAATAGCCAGCATCACCGAGTAATCGACATTCTGACAGCGGCGATCAAGGCCTACGAGATCCAAGGGATTCTCGCCTTGGATAATTCTTTCAATCGTATTGGATTGGACCACGTTCTGCTGGTACGCGTTGCAACCGCTGCTGTTGCAACGCGCCTTCTAGGGGGAGGAATGAGTGAAGTCGTCAGTACGCTCTCTCAGGCATGGATCGACGGGGCCGCTCTACGTACTTACCGCCAAGCTCCAAATGCCGGATCAAGGAAGTCCTGGGCTGCGGGCGATGCCACAAGCCGAGGAGTTTGGCTCGCGCTTCTCACACTCCGAGAAGAAATGGGTTATCCCACTGCGATTAGCACACCGAGATGGGGATTTCAAGACGTCTTGTTTTCGAGCGAGCCACTCAAACAATCGAGGCCGTTAGCAAGCTATGTCATGGAGAATATCCTTTTTAAGGTCTCGCACCCAGCTGAGTTTCATGCTCAAACTGCCGTGGAAGCAGCGGTGATCCTGAATCCCAAGGTCGCTTCGCGCTTAGGAGAGATCAAGCGGATCACGATTGAAACCCAAGAAGCAGCGGTTCGCATTATCGACAAGACCGGGCCCCTCAATAATCCCGCCGACCGCGATCACTGCCTCCAGTTTATGACAGCCGTCGGTCTGATCTATGGGGAATTAACAGCTGAAGATTACGAAGAAAAAAGAGCAGCAGATCCGCGAATAGACTCGATCAGAGACAAGATGGATGTCATCGAAAACGAAAGATACAGCACCGATTACTTGGATCCGGGGAAGCGGTCGATCGCTAATGCAGTCCAAGTATTCTTCCATGACGGAAGCAGCACTGAAAAAGTCGAAGTCCAGTACCCTATCGGCCACCCGCGTCGACGAGATGAAGCTCTGCCCCTTATCAAGAGAAAATTTGAGAGCAATCTTGCGAACTCTTTCTCGAATGATCGTACGGATGAAATTCTTGAGGTATTTTCAAATAAATCCCAGCTTGAGGAGATGAGGGTAGATGAATTTATGGACCTATTTGCGCTTTGA
- the tenA gene encoding Aminopyrimidine aminohydrolase codes for MKVTIKECISKLCFPRLLAALFLALFIYSDLSAESITLKLWQENEDIYEAILEHPFLRQMQDGTLENDIFAFYVVQDLFYLREFAKALRIIAAKAPSEEWAELLNNQAEGTLKEERKLHDSIYEEYGITSEAEREMIPAPEAFAYTTYLLATAHEGSFSEGISLLLPCYWIYWEVGKNLSKNGSKDPIYQKWIDTYASEEYGAAVVEMIGIVETVAKSASREEFQKMKDHFRRGCRYEWMFWDSAFHMSQWRPVE; via the coding sequence ATGAAGGTAACCATCAAAGAATGCATCTCTAAGCTTTGTTTTCCCCGACTTCTCGCGGCCTTATTCCTTGCTCTATTTATTTACTCTGATCTATCGGCAGAGAGTATCACGCTAAAACTCTGGCAAGAGAACGAAGATATCTATGAAGCCATTCTTGAACATCCCTTTCTTCGCCAAATGCAAGACGGGACTCTCGAAAATGATATATTCGCCTTCTACGTCGTCCAAGATCTGTTCTATCTACGCGAGTTCGCTAAAGCCCTTAGGATTATCGCAGCCAAAGCTCCATCCGAGGAATGGGCAGAACTTTTGAATAACCAAGCGGAGGGAACTTTGAAGGAAGAGAGGAAACTCCACGACAGTATATATGAGGAATACGGAATCACCTCTGAGGCGGAAAGAGAGATGATACCCGCACCCGAAGCATTTGCTTATACCACATATCTCCTTGCCACTGCACACGAAGGCTCGTTCTCTGAAGGTATTTCCCTTCTGCTTCCCTGCTATTGGATATACTGGGAAGTAGGAAAGAACCTAAGTAAGAACGGGTCCAAAGACCCGATCTACCAGAAATGGATCGATACCTACGCCTCTGAAGAATACGGAGCGGCCGTAGTGGAGATGATCGGAATTGTAGAAACAGTGGCAAAGTCTGCGAGCAGAGAAGAATTTCAAAAAATGAAAGACCACTTCCGTCGCGGTTGTCGCTACGAATGGATGTTTTGGGATTCGGCATTTCACATGAGCCAGTGGAGGCCCGTCGAGTGA
- a CDS encoding Aspartate aminotransferase: MTREFSKRLANLGTETAFSVSLDASNQLEKGKKVYPFHLGDLDMRTPDNIIEAGHRAMLEGKTGYDPSAGIQPLREVLASNIGNDRCLNYEPNNVAIQPGGKPVISKFLEVLMNPGEAVLYPNPGFPIYESQIDYLGGRSIPYGYTYTGTGFEINRDQIESQIDNNTCAIIYNNYQNPIAAESSDEEMEWLAETANKHDLWVLSDEAYFKILYTGKGKSIVSLPEMQKRTVILYTFSKTYAMTGWRLGAAIGPEAIISVIAKINVNVESCTNHFIQYAGIEALTGDQSGAMNILETLRQRRDTLLMELKKINGVNVFKPNSSFYLFPDITQVYNRLGSQSMEDFRIRTLEATGVSFCTREHFGTPLPSESRKFVRFAFSGIDCESIREGLATLQEYWNKGC; the protein is encoded by the coding sequence ATGACAAGGGAATTTTCAAAACGCTTAGCCAACCTTGGGACCGAAACAGCATTTTCCGTTTCGCTCGATGCCTCAAACCAGTTGGAGAAGGGCAAGAAGGTTTATCCGTTCCATCTCGGCGACCTGGACATGAGGACACCAGATAATATAATTGAAGCGGGCCATCGTGCTATGCTGGAGGGAAAGACTGGATATGATCCATCTGCCGGGATTCAACCTCTGCGTGAGGTCCTAGCAAGCAATATCGGTAACGATCGCTGTCTTAACTATGAACCAAACAACGTAGCCATACAACCTGGCGGGAAACCAGTTATCTCAAAGTTCCTCGAAGTCCTAATGAATCCTGGGGAAGCAGTTCTCTACCCTAATCCCGGCTTTCCAATCTATGAGTCTCAGATCGACTACCTTGGGGGGAGGTCGATTCCCTATGGATACACCTATACGGGAACAGGATTTGAAATTAACCGCGATCAAATCGAGTCCCAGATCGATAACAACACTTGTGCCATCATCTACAACAACTATCAAAATCCGATCGCGGCAGAATCGAGTGATGAGGAGATGGAGTGGTTGGCGGAGACAGCCAATAAGCACGACCTCTGGGTTCTATCTGATGAGGCCTACTTCAAGATTCTCTACACCGGAAAAGGGAAAAGCATTGTTTCGCTGCCTGAAATGCAGAAGCGTACGGTCATTCTCTATACCTTTTCGAAAACTTACGCGATGACGGGTTGGCGTCTGGGGGCAGCGATCGGTCCAGAGGCCATAATCTCCGTTATCGCGAAGATCAACGTCAATGTTGAGTCTTGCACTAATCACTTCATTCAATACGCCGGAATCGAAGCACTCACAGGCGACCAGAGTGGAGCAATGAACATTTTGGAAACGCTCCGACAGCGCCGAGACACTCTACTCATGGAACTGAAGAAGATCAATGGCGTGAACGTGTTTAAACCCAACTCATCTTTTTATCTTTTCCCTGATATCACTCAGGTATACAATAGACTCGGGTCGCAGTCGATGGAGGACTTTCGAATTCGGACCCTCGAGGCGACAGGTGTATCTTTCTGTACACGTGAGCATTTCGGCACCCCTCTGCCATCCGAATCTCGAAAGTTCGTTCGATTCGCATTCTCTGGTATAGATTGCGAATCCATCCGGGAAGGACTGGCTACGCTACAGGAGTACTGGAATAAAGGGTGTTAA
- the wbgU_2 gene encoding UDP-N-acetylglucosamine 4-epimerase: MNHYLVTGTAGFIGAATAKRLLELGHRVTGIDNLNDFYDVSLKEHRLQALREHQEFSYQTMDIEDFKGLQRLFENQSFDAVLNLAARANPVKSINDPNVYFSTNVQGTINLLRLMGRFDVRRFILASSSSVYAGHDPPFDEDMRVDHPISPYAASKRGAELIAYTYHYLHQINVAVLRYFTVFGPAGRPDMAPFRFVRWIAEGDAIEVFGDGSQSRDFTYIEDIVEGTIRSLEISGYEVLNLGGGRNPITINQLISIIEKQLAKCAIIHRTRRAEGDMNVTRADITKSKKLLDWEPTISVQEGIGKTIKWYKENRLLARRIRL, translated from the coding sequence GTGAATCACTATCTCGTCACAGGTACTGCCGGATTCATCGGAGCTGCCACGGCTAAAAGGCTACTTGAACTAGGGCACCGGGTTACTGGGATCGATAACCTCAACGATTTCTACGATGTCTCTCTTAAGGAACACCGACTCCAAGCTCTGCGTGAGCATCAAGAATTCAGTTATCAAACAATGGACATCGAGGATTTTAAGGGGCTGCAAAGGTTATTCGAGAACCAATCATTCGATGCCGTCCTTAATCTAGCAGCACGAGCTAATCCCGTAAAAAGTATTAATGATCCTAACGTCTATTTCTCCACCAATGTTCAAGGAACCATCAATCTTCTAAGATTGATGGGCCGATTCGATGTCCGGCGATTTATCCTAGCTTCCTCTTCCTCAGTTTATGCCGGACACGACCCCCCATTCGACGAGGATATGCGAGTCGATCACCCTATATCTCCTTACGCTGCTTCTAAGAGGGGTGCCGAACTGATCGCCTACACTTACCACTATCTGCATCAAATTAACGTGGCCGTGCTCCGCTACTTTACAGTCTTCGGCCCCGCAGGCCGTCCTGATATGGCACCATTTCGTTTTGTGAGATGGATCGCAGAAGGAGATGCGATCGAAGTCTTTGGGGACGGCAGCCAAAGCCGTGACTTCACCTATATAGAAGATATCGTCGAAGGTACCATTCGCTCCTTGGAAATAAGCGGCTATGAAGTCCTAAATCTCGGTGGAGGAAGGAACCCAATCACGATTAACCAGCTTATCTCCATCATTGAAAAACAACTCGCAAAATGTGCCATTATTCACAGAACCAGACGCGCCGAAGGTGATATGAACGTCACCAGGGCGGACATAACGAAATCGAAAAAACTCTTGGATTGGGAGCCGACGATCTCGGTCCAAGAAGGAATTGGGAAAACCATCAAATGGTACAAGGAAAATCGGCTTCTTGCCAGAAGAATAAGACTCTAA